The stretch of DNA GACCTTCTCCTTGCGCCACAGCTCCACCAGGAATTCGGGGTCGTAGCGGCCTGGATAAACCTGCTTCAGGCCGAGCATGGTCGCCACATACGGCAGGCCCCAGGCGTGCACGTGGAACATCGGAGTGATCGGCATGTAGACGTCGTTGGTGCCCAACAGCCGCACGCTGTCGACGCTGCCCATGATGGTCGCCACGCCCATGGTGTGCAGCACCAGTTGGCGGTGGGTGAAGTACACGCCCTTGGGATTGCCCGTGGTGCCGGTGGTGTAGAAGGTGGTGGCGACGGAGTTTTCGTCGAAATCCTCGAAGTCATAGCGGGGGCTCGCCGCCGCCAGCAACGTTTCGTACTCACCCACGAGGTTGGGCAGCTCGGCGGTTTTGTCCGCACCGTCGGTGAGCAGCAGGGTTTTGTCGACGGTGGTGAGGTGGCTGGCGATGGCCTGGTAGAGCCCCACGAACTCGCTGTTGACCAGCACAAAGCGGTCCTCGGCGTGGTTCATGGTGTACAGAATCTGTTCCGGGGACAGGCGCACGTTGATGGTGTGGATCACCGCACCAATCATCGGAATGGCAAACATGCATTCCAGGTAGCGGTGGCTGTCCCAGTCCATCACGGCCACGGTATCACCGGCCTTGACCCCGGCCTCGGTCAGCACATTGGCCAGGCGGGCGACGCGCTCGATCAGCGTCGGATAGGTGTAGCGCAACTGGTCGCGGTAGACGATTTCCCGGGTCTTCTCGTAGCGTGTCCCGGACATCAACAGGCGTTTGATCAACAGCGGGTATTGGTAGGCGCCTTCGGCGGGCGGGATAACACGAGTCTGCAACATACGAATCCCTTATCTGACTGCACGGTCTTGGCTGAAACATCTGCACTTTAGAGCGCTTATGTTTCAGCCAAATCAGCCAAAGGAATGATTTGCAGAACCCAATGAATGCTAGCTTTGAGCCAGCATCCGGCTTATTTCATGCTGGTAAAGGCCAGCTTCACACCGATGGCAATCAGCACCGCGCCCATGGTGCGGTCGAACCAGTGGCCCATGCGTGCAAAACCGGCGCGTACGAGTTGCTGGCTGAACAGCATGGCCACCAGGCAAAACCAGATCGCGGTCGCCACGGCCAGGTACACGCCGTAACCGGCCTGGACCGCCAACGGCGTGTGGGGATTGATCACCACGGTGAACAGCGACAGGAAGAACAGCGTGGCCTTGGGGTTCAAGCCGTTGGTGACAAACCCTGAGGTAAACGCACCACGGGCAGTGCGCTCGCCCGCTTCCAGGTGCAGGTCTTCTTCACTGGCAGGCTTGGCCGGCTGGGCGCGCAGGGCCTTGAAGCCGATGTACAGCAGGTAGGCCGCCGCCGCCCATTTCAGCGCATTGAACAGCACGATGGACTGGGACACGATCAAGCCGATGCCCAGCAGCGAATACCCCACGTGCAGGAAAATCGCCGAACCGACGCCCAACGCCGTCCAGGTGCCGGCCCGTCGGCCATGGGTCACGCTTTCACGTACCACCACGGCGAAATCCGGGCCAGGGCTGGCCACCGCCAACAGGTGAATCAGTGCCACGGTCAAGAACTCGGTGAGGTACATGCACACTCCAGGAAGTAACTGATTATTTCATCTGATAGGCTCGGCAGATTACGCCTTCGAATCCCGCCGCAAAAGGTACAGTTGATGACGAACAATCGCCGCGCCGTCTTCCTTGATCACCCTTCCCTGGACCTCGGGGACCTGGACCTCAGCGGGTTGCAGGCACTCTTCAGCGAACTGAGCCTGCACCAGCAGACCACACCCGAAAACATTATCGAACGCCTGCAAGGCGCGCAGGTGGCGATCAGCAACAAAATCGCGCTGAATGCCGAGACCCTGGCGGCCTGCCCCGAGCTGAAGCTGATCCTGGTGACCGCCACCGGCACCAACAACGTCGACCTCGCCGCCGCCCGCGCCCACGGCGTTACCGTGAGCAATTGCCAGGGTTACGGCACGCCATCGGTGGCGCAGCATACGATCATGCTGCTGCTGAACCTGGCGACGCGCCTGAACGACTATCAACGGGATGTGCAGGCGGGGCACTGGCAACAAGCCAAGCAGTTCTGCCTGCTGGACTACCCGATCGTCGAACTGGAAGGCAAAACCCTCGGGCTGCTGGGCCATGGTGAATTGGGCGGTGCCGTTGCGCGCCTGGCTGAAGCCTTTGGCATGCGCGTGATCCTGGGTGCGATTCCAGGCCGCCCGGCCCGCGCCGATCGCGTGCCGCTGGATGAGTTGCTGGCGCAGGTCGACGCGCTGACCCTGCACTGCCCGCTCAACGAACACACCCGCGACTTTATCGGTGCCCGTGAACTCGCCTTGCTCAAGCCCGGCGCGTTTATCGTCAACACCGCCCGTGGTGGCTTGATCAACGAACAGGCCCTGGCCGATGCCTTGCGCAGTGGGCACCTGGGCGGCGCGGCGACCGATGTATTGAGCGTGGAACCGCCGGTGAACGGCAACCCGTTGCTGGCCGGCGACATCCCGCGCTTGATCGTCACCCCGCACAACGCCTGGGGCAGCCGCGAAGCCCGGCAGCGGATCGTCGGCCAATTGATCGAAAACGCTCAGGGCTTTTTCAGCGGCGCCCCGCTGCGTGTCGTCAGTTGATAAACTGCGCCCCTTTTCAAGGAGCAGACCATGGATCCGCGCAGTGAAGTACTGCTTCGCCAGGCCGAACTTTTTCAAGGCGACGTGCTGCTGGTGGGCTTGCCCGCCGACGACCTGCTGGGCCGCCTGCCCAATGCCCATGGCTGGAGCTGGCACGCCGGCGACCAGGCCGCACTGGACGCACGTTTTGCCGAGCGCAGCCAGTTCGGTGTGAACGTGCCCGAGCGTTCGTTCGAGACCGCGGTGGTGTTCCTGCCCAAGTCCAAGGACCTCACCGACTACCTGCTCAATGCCGTGGCGGCGCGTTTGCCCGGCAAGGAGTTGTACCTGGTGGGGGAGAAGAAAGGCGGCATCGAAAGCGCGGCCAAGCAACTGAATCCGTTCGGCAAGCCGCGCAAGCTCGACAACGCGCGGCACTGCCAGTTGTGGCTGGTGACGGTGGCCAACGCCCCCGAGCCGTTAGAACTGGAGAGCCTGGCGCAGGTGTTCGAGGTGCCGCTGGCTGAGGGCCCGCTCAAGGTGGTGAGCCTGCCGGGCGTGTTCAGCCACGGTCGGCTGGATCGCGGTACCGCATTGCTGCTGGAGCATCTGGACAAGTTGCCGAGCGGTCACTTGCTGGATTTCGGTTGTGGCGCGGGTGTGCTCGGGGCAGCGGTCAAGCGTCGCTACCCGCATAACACGGTGACAATGCTCGACGTGGATGCCTTTGCCGCTGCCAGCAGTCGCCTGACATTGGCGGCCAATGGCCTGGAAGCCGAGGTGTTGACCGGTGATGGCATCGACGCTGCTCCGATGAATCTGAACGCGATTCTGAGCAACCCGCCGTTCCACGTCGGGGTGCACACCGATTATTTCGCCACCGAGAACCTGCTACGAAAAGCGGCCAAACATCTGGCAAAAGGCGGCGAACTTCGCTTGGTTGCGAACAGTTTCCTGAAGTATCAGCCGCTGATCGAAGAGCATCTTGGCGTGTGCGCAATCAAGGCAGAAGGTCAGGGTTTTCGCATTTACCGTGCCAAGCGCGGCTGAGATCTTTTTCCAAAAGAAGGCTTGCCGAATGGATTTTGCCTAGGCAGAATCCGCTCCGTCCTAGGGGAGTAGTCTCCCACGAGCGCCACGCTCGTCCGGCATACGTCAACATACTTGGTCAACAGGCCATGGCGTATGCGACCCAGGAGTCCGCACAGACGGACCGGGGTTTGACAAGACCTATGACACGAACACCTTACCCGGGGCGGGAAGGCTGTACGTGTCATAGCCGTGTCGACCCGCCCCTGGAACTTACCTGATGCTGGATTCTCTGCTCGTCCCTACCGCAATCGTTGCCTTGGCCGAAATTGGCGACAAGACGCAACTGCTCGCACTCATTCTCGCTGCACGCTTTCGCAAACCCTGGCCGATCATCGCCGGCATCGTTGCCGCGACCCTGGCCAACCATGCGGCCGCCGGTGCCGTGGGGGCCTGGTTCGGGAGTTTCTTCTCGGATGCGGTGCTGCACTGGATACTCGCGGCGAGCTTCTGCGCCACGGCGCTGTGGACCCTGGTGCCCGACAAGCTCGACGATGACGAAGCCAGCACTTCCCGCAAGTTCGGGCCCTTCCTGACCACGCTGATCGCATTCTTCCTCGCGGAAATCGGCGACAAGACCCAGATCGCTACCGTGATGCTCGCGGCGCAATACCCGGAACTGTGGCTGGTAATTATCGGCACCACCCTGGGCATGTTGATTGCCAACGTGCCGGTGGTGCTGGCGGGTAATTTTGCCGCGGACAAATTGCCGCTGACGCTGATTCGTCGACTGGCGGCTACGGCATTCTTCATCCTGGCCATTGTTGCGGTGTACAAGGCCATGCAGAGCAGTGGCTGGATCTAAACGTAACCCCATATGGGAGCTGGGCTTTTGTGGGAGCTGGCTTGCCTGCGATAGCATCACCTCGGTGCAACTGACACACCGAGGTGCCTGCATCGCGGGCAAGCCCGACTCCCACACAAGCCGGGCCCCCACATTCAGATTTGCATTTCAGCCTTATAAATCAGGATTTTTTCGCCTGCTGATACAACGGCATCACCTTCGGAATCGCCGCCTGCAACGAGGCGATCCGGCTGTCGGAGGCAGGGTGGGTGCTCATGAATTCAGGTGGCGAGCCTTCCGAAGCCTTGGCCATTTTGTTCCACAGGGTAATCGCCGCGTTCGGGTTGTAACCGGCACGCGCCGACAACTCCAGGCCGATCAGGTCCGCTTCGTTTTCGTTGCTGCGGCTGTTGGGCAAGGTCATGCCGTAGTTGGCCACGGTATCGGCCAGCGCCAGGCTGTCCTGACCGAGGCCGAACAACGCACCGGCCCCCTGCTTCGCCATTTCGATACCGTAGGCCTTGGACATGGCTTCGCGGCCGTGCTCACGCAAGGCGTGGGCAATTTCATGGCCCATCACGGCGGCGAGTTCGTCGTCGGTCAACTTGAGATTGTCGATCAGCGCGCTGTAGACAAAGATCTTGCCGCCAGGCCCGCAGTTGGCGTTCATCTCGTCACTTTTGATCAGGTTCACTTCCCACTTCCACTGCGCCGCATCCGGGCGGAAGGTGGGCGCCTGGGCGATCAGGCGGTTGGCAATCGCCTGCACGCGCTTGGCGTTGGCGCTGGTCTTGTCCACCAGGCCCTTGCCGCTGGCTTCACCCAGGGTCTGCTGGTAGGACTGCGCATACATCTGGTCGACTTCCTGGCTCGACAACATGCTGAACATGTACTGCTTGCGCTCAACCCCCACGGCGCCGCCGCTGGTGGTGTTGACCGACTGACAACCGGCGAGCAACAAAGCCGCGCCCAACGCACATACCGCCACTGTCTTTTTCATCAACCTGCTCCCTGAAAACATGGCGCGTATCGTAGTCGGCCAATTGTATCGACGCCAGATACAACAGACGTATAGCCACCTGATTTCAGATACATCCCACACTGCCGCAAAAAATTCACAAACGCTGGCAACCATTCCATTTACGACATTCGCCCATCCGGCACAGCCATTTTGAGGTAATGGCCCTCATGTCTCCCCCGCCCGCGGCCGATATACACAAGCAGCCAATCTCCCCCTGCGTTCGGAGCCGTCATGAAGTTCAAGTCGATTCAATTTTCTGTCGCGGCACTGGCCGGGGCCATTGTCCTGAGCGTGGTGGCGGTGTTGGTGCTGTATGCCTTGTTCGCCGGGGCGCGCACCCAGGAGATGGTGCAGGAACGCACCCAGGGTCAATTCGAACAAATCATCGAGCAGCGCCTGACCGCCCTCGCGCAAACCCAGGCGACGCTGATCCAGCGCGAACTCGAAGCACCGCTGGTGACGGCCAAGGGCCTGGCCACCGCCAACGCCCTGATGGGCATGAAAGACGCCAACGGCAACCCGCGACTGGCGGTCTCCCGTGAACAACTGATCAACCTGATCCACGAAACCGTGGTGCGTAACCCGAAGATTCTTGGCGCCTATATAGGCTGGGAAGCCAACGCCATCGACCACAACGATGCTGCCTACGTCAACAGCCCGGTGGTCGGCATCGAAACCAACGGCCGCTTCCTGCCGTGGTGGTTCCGCAATGCCGACGGCAGCCTGGGCCTGGATAAACTGGCTGACGTGGCCGACCAGACCATCCTGTCCACCGGCGTGCGCGCCAGTGAGTACTACCTGTGTTCCAAGGAAAGCAAAAAGCCCTGCGCCATCGATCCGGCCCCTTATAAAGTCGGGAACGCGATGGTGATGCTCGCCTCGTTTATCGAACCAATCATGATCGACGGCACCTTTCAGGGCATCGTCGGTGCCGACCTGTCGGTGAACTTCATCCAGGAAATGCTCACCAAGGCTGATCAGAATTTGTACAACGGTGCTGGCGAGTTGGCGCTGATTTCCAGCAACGGCCGCCTGGTGGCCTACACCAAGGACGCCAGCAAGCTCGGGGAAAAGGCCAGCGACCTGCTGGACAGCAACGAACTGGCCAACCTCGGCCAACTGAAGATCGGCGAGGTGCGCTATGACGTGGACAAGCAACACGGGCATATCGAGCTGTTCCTGCCGTTCAACATCGGCCAGACCGACGCCCGCTGGACCCTGCTCCTGCAACTGCCCCTGAGTGCGGTAATGGCCGACCTGCAGGCGATGCAGCACGACCTCGACGCCCAGCGCAAAACCGATATTTTCGGCATGGCCGTGGCCGGGCTGCTGATCGCCGGCATCGGCTTGCTGGTGATCTGGCTGGTGGGCCACGGCATTGCCCGGCCGCTCAAGCAAATGGTGGCGATGCTCAATGACATCGCCCAGGGCGAAGGCGACCTGACCCGGCGCCTGACCAGTGATCGCGCCGACGAACTGGGGGCGATTGCCAGCGGCTTCAATACATTCCTGGCCAAGTTGCAGGGGATGATTACCCAGGTGGTGAGTTCGGTGCAGAAGGTCAGCGACTCCTCGGAGCACACCGCCGACATCGCGATTCGTACCAACCAGGGCGTGCACAAGCAAATGGTCGAGATCGACCAGGTGGCTACCGCCGTGCACGAGATGACCGCGACCGCACAGGACGTGGCGCGCAACGCCACCCAGGCCGCACAGGCCGCCAGCCACGCTGATCAAGCGGCGAGCCAGGGCATGCAGATTGTGCGCGACACCTCCACCTCCATCGGCGCCCTCGCCGAGGAAATCGGCAAGGCGGTCGGTGTGGTGCAGGCGCTGGCCAAGGACAGCGAGAACATCAATGCCATCCTCACGGCGATTCGCGGGATTGCCGAGCAGACCAACCTGCTGGCGCTCAACGCGGCAATCGAAGCCGCACGGGCCGGTGAGCAAGGGCGCGGGTTTGCGGTGGTGGCCGACGAGGTGCGCAACCTGGCGCAGAAGACCCAGAAGGCTACCGAAGAAATCCAGGCCATGATCCAGCAACTGCAGCAGGGCACCCGCGACGTGGTGCGGGTGATGGAAGACAGCCAGAATCGCACCGATGAAAGCGTGCAACACGCGGCCAAGGCGGCTCAGGCGCTGGAGACCATTACCCAGGCGGTGTCGGTGATCAACGACATGAACACCCAGATCGCCAGCGCCGCCGAGGAACAGAGCGCGGTGGCCGAGGACATTAACCGTAACGTGATCAATATCGGACAGGTGGCCAATGAAGTGGCCGGCGGAGCGGATGAGTCGAGCGCGGCCAGCGCAGACCTGACCAAGCTGGCGGAACAGCAGCGGCGGTTGATCAATCAGTTCAAGGTGTGAGTCAAGCGGCGCCCTTTCGGGCGCCTTCGCGAGCAAGCCCGCTCCCGCATTCGATCGCATTCCTTCAGTTGAAATGCAATCAAATGTGGGAGCGGGCTTGCTCGCGAAGAGGCCGGCCGATTCAACACAACGCTCAACCCGGCGTCAGGCACTCCGGTCCATTCAGCTTCGGATCGTTGACCATATTGGCCAGCACCCGCTCGCGCAACGCGGTGGGTTCACTGGCCAACAAGGCCTGCAAGGTGTGCAGCGGGGTCTCGGGGTTCAGCCAGGCTGCCTGCCCCGCCGCATCCAGAATCAACGGTCGGCGCTGACTCTGCGCCGCCTGGGTCACCACCGCCGTACTCAACCAAACCTGCTCCTGCACCGGATACGCCTCCCAGATCGCCGCAAAGAACAGCGTGCTGCCCTCCCCCGGCGTCAGCCAGTACGGGCGCTTGCGCTGGGTGCCGCGCCATTCGTAGAAACCATTGGCCGGAAGCAGGCAGCGGCGCTGGCGAAACGCTTCGCGAAACATCGGCTGTTCGGCAAGGGTTTCCGCCCGGGCATGGGCCGGTGTACGAGAGAGATCGGTCAGCCAGGGCGGCGTCAGGCCCCAGCGCGCCCGCGCCAGGGTGTGCTGGCCGTCACTCAGGCGCTGGATCAGCACCGAGTCATTGGGAGAGATGTTCCACTGGGCCTGCTGGTCGGCCGGGAAGCCCGGCAAGGCAGCAAACGCGGGGTTCCAGCGAAACAGGGCATAACGTCCACACATGGGGCAACACGACTCTTGGAGAAACTGGCCGACAGCCTAACAGACCAGCACGTCGGGAAAGCTGTCGGGTTCATCACCGGGCAGTGGTTGCGCACCGTTGTAGGCGGTGATCAGCTCGCGGGCGTAGGCGGCCTGGTCGTTCTCCACCGCCAGCGCCAGCAGGCCATAGATCGGCAGTTCGCCGGTACCCCCGAGCAAATCGCGCCCCACCAGGTGCGCGGTGATGCCCTCGCTTTCGAGCATGCCTTGCAGCAGCTCGCCTTCCATCAGGTTTTCCGGCTCGTAGATTCGCTGCATGGGCGTACCTTTATTCGTTCTCGCTGCGCACGTTGAGCATCCATTCGTCGTCATGAACCTGCAGCTCGAAAACAATAGGCCGGCAGCACACCGGGCAGTCCTCAATATATTCCTGATCGCCCGCCGACAGGTCCAGTAGCGCCGTGACTACCTCTCCACAATAAGGACATTCGTACGACTCCTCTTCCATCGCGGTCTCCAAGGTGACTTGTGCGTATAATCGCCGGTCTATTTACAGGGCTATTTTTCGTCCCGGCCAATTGCCCGGACCACGCCCTGATATTTATTGTTCCAAACCTTTACTTACCCTAGCCGTTTCTAACAAGAGAGCATGATGGGCGAATTCGATACCATCCGACCTTACAACGACAGCGAAGTCCCGGCAGTGCTGGCCCGACTGTTCAGTGACAAGGCCTTTCTGGACATCCTGACCCACTTTCGCTTCCCGCGCTTTGCCGGCGCCTTCGGCTGGCTGCTCAAGCCGATGATCGCTCATAAACTGCGCCGTGAGTTCGCCGGCGTCACCACCGTGGCCACGCTGCAGGACAAAGTCGAGTTTTACGTCGACCACACCATCGAGCGGGCAACCGACGGCGTGACCTATACCGGCGTGGAGCAGTTCAAGTCCGGCAGCGCCTACCTGTTCCTGGCCAACCACCGCGACATCGTGATGGACCCGGCCTTCGTCAACTACGCCGTGTACCACGCCGGCCTGCCGACGCCGCGCATCGCCATCGGCGACAACCTGCTGCAGAAGCCGTTTGTCAGCGACCTGATGCGCCTGAACAAGAGTTTCATCGTGCACCGCTCGATCACCGGGCGCAAAGAGAAGATGGCGGCCTATCAGTTGCTGTCGGCCTACATCAACCATTCGATTCGCAACGACTGCCAGTCGATCTGGATCGCCCAGGCCGAAGGCCGCGCCAAGGATGGGGATGATCGCACCGAGTCGGCGATCCTCAAGATGTTCCACATGAGCCGCAAGGACGAGCCGTTCGCCGAGGTCATCCAGTCACTGAACCTGACGCCCGTGTCCATCAGCTACGAATACGACCCGTGCGACGCAGCCAAGGCCCGCGAGCTGTACATCCGCGCCACCACCGGCACCTACAGCAAGGCGCCGGGGGAAGATGACGTGAGCATCGCCCTGGGCATCACCGGCTACAAGGGCCGGGTACACGTCAACTTCGCGCCGCCGATCACCGAGGCGTTCGAAGACACCAAGCTGTTGGCGATCGAAATGGACCGGCAGATCCTGGGTGGGTATCGGTTGTTCCCGGTGCATTACCTGGCGTACGCCCAATGGAGCGATGCCGATCCGCAATTGCAGGTACCGACCGCAGCCGAGGTATTCCCGGCGGACGAGTTGGCCAAGGCAAAGGCAGAGTGGGAGCGGCGCTTGAATGCGTGCCCGGCCGAGCATCGGCCGTATCTGGTGTTGCAATACGCGACGCCGGTGAGGAATCAGTACCGGGTCAAGGCCGGGATTGCCCTGTAACCCGGTACCAGCAACAGCGCAAACTCAATGTGGGAGCGGGCTTGCTCGCGAAGGCGGTGGATCAGCCAATCATGTATTGACTGACACCGCGCTTTCGCGAGCAAGCCCGCTCCCACAGTTGTTTTTAGGGTGTTCCTACAATCGGGTACTAAGAAAGGACACCAGCAACGCCAGCCCCAGACAGGCAAACCCCAACCGGTAGAACAGGCGATAGGTACGCTGCGTCAACACGTCCAGATACAGCATCGGCTGATCAATGGCACGCAGTTCGCTTTGCGCGGCAAGGCGGGCCATCGCGCGCTGTTCATGCAGGCGCGTGACAAACAGCAGCCATGCCGCCGGGCAGGCCAGTAACAGGGCAAGGGAATTGAGCAGTAGTGCGGTCAGCGACATCGCAAACCTCGATGTATCAGTGTCTTGGTATCAATCCAGATACAAACCTGAATGATATGCGCCGCCTGCGCGTCATTACTCCTTCCCCATTGACGGCTAATGTATCCAGTAATTTACAGCGTCACCTGAACGTCACCTTAACAAGCCACTCTGTTGCCCTTCGAAAGCCCGGGAGCTTGTCATGTTGCACGCGCAGAACCAGGATCGGCTGTATCTGATTGCCCCAAGCGATGAGCAAGAGGCCCTGGTGGGCGGCCTCGCGTTCAATGTGCAGGACCGCCACTGGCTGGTGTATTGCGCCCTCGGCGGGCATCAACATGCCGACCTGCCGGAGTTGGACTTGCTCACTGGCGTGAGTGTGCTGGACTTTTATATCGAAACGGCTGCATGAAAACGGCAGGCGTAAAAAAACCGGGCTCAGTGATGAGCCCGGTTTTTTGATCGTTCCCACGCGCCGCAAAGGAATGCCGACTGGGGCGCTCCGCGCCCGCCTGACGGTTACTGCGAGCTGAGCAGCGAACCGATGCTCGGGTCCTTGAACAGGCGCGTCAGGGCATCGCTCAACACGTCGCTGACCAGCTTGGTGTTGGTTTCCTGGTTCGGCGCCATGCCGAAGCGCTGGTCCAGGGATGCGCCGTAACGGCCGCTGTAGCGACGGGTACCGGCAGTCACGTCGGACTTGAAGGTCGCGCCGATGGTGGCTTCAGTCACGTACAGGCCTTCCTTGGGCGACTGATACTTCAGCTCGGCCAGGGTGATGGTCAGTTGTGGCGCACCTGGCGAGTTGGAAGGGGTGAAGCCCAACAGGCGCACGGCCGCTTCGGCCTGGGCTTGCAGCTTGGGCAGCACGTCCGCACCGGTCACCGTAATGGCGCTGGTTTCCGGGTACAGGCCGCCACGGGTGCCGAGGGTCGGCGACGGACGACCGTCAACCACACGCACCGACACCGGCTGGCCATGGCCGACAGGCGCCAGCTGGGTGGTGATTTTCGGTTGCGGGCTGAGTTGTTGCGGGCTGTGGGCGCAGCCAACCAGGGTCAAACTGGTCACAGTGATCAAACCGAACAACAGGCGTTGCAACATACTCATTTCTCCAGGACTAGATGCAAACAGGGCGCCAGTATAACGGTGAGCGCTCGCCACTCACCAGAATTCCTGAACGGCGCCTGAACTGTCGGCGAAATTACAATTTTCACACAGAACCGTCACCTCAATGTCATGCCAGACTGCCAACCTTCGCAGCATGTAACGAACCGGGTACACAGCCATGCGCCTTCTCAAATCTTTGTTCTTTTCCCACGCCAGCCATCGCCACTTCGCCCTGCTCGACGCCCAAGGCTGCTGCCAGGCTTTCAAGCAGTGCAGCCTGCCGCCCGTCGGTGAAGGCTGGGTCGAAGTCGAAGAGACCCGCCTGAGCTGGATGCACCGTCCGCTGCCCGCCAGCGCGCGCGTCAGCCCCCGGGTTTCGCAGCCACAGGCACGGCACGCGTTGGCCTCCTGACCAGACTGCTAATAAAAGTCATTAAACACGTCCATTTGCGCGCATTTCTTCGCTACAATCTCCCCCCGATTATAAGGACGTCTCCTGATCGGGCCTCGCAGCATCGCTAATGCACTTGTATTAGCTCCCCCGCACCGCCCACAGAGAGCCGCCCACACAGATCGTGTGAAGCTGGCGAGCTTGCTGTTTTCTCTGCAAACCATCGTCTTTACCCGAATCTGCCAGAGCTGCCATGCGCTCGGCCACTTGAGTTGTTTGCCCGTTTTGCCGCTTGCCGGCAGTGATTTCGGGCCAGGTGCCAGGCTGGGGCAGCCCTTTTTTGAGGTTCACGTCTTCAAAAGAGCGTGAAAAAAACGGGTTTTCACAACTTCACAAGAGTGTGGCGAGCAAATGAATAGTTTTGCGTTTGTACAAGCACCATCAGCGTCTGGAACAGCCCCACCACACAGGACCGAGCACTCCTCAAGAACCGGAGCTTGAAGCCTGTCCGCTACGGATTTGGTTGCACGATCGGACGAGCTTGACCATAAGTCGAATTGCCACAGGCGCCCTTAAATGCGTTCATACGCAGATCAGGCCCGGTCGGCAGCGTCCGCTTGCGATAAATTGCGAAGAATCGGACATGGCGATCCTGGCCATGGGTAACCTGGGGCATCACGTGAACCGCCCCGTCACTCCTGGCAGCCATGCCGTCAATTTGGTGCTGCAGATTTTGGAGACGCGTTAAATGGCGCATAACGAAGCAGTCGACGTAGTACTGGTAGGTGCGGGCATCATGAGTGCCACCCTCGCCGTACTGCTCAAAGAGCTCGACCCCGGCCTCAAGCTGGAAGTCGTTGAGCTGATGGATTCGGGTGCCGCGGAAAGTTCCAACCCGTGGAACAACGCCGGTACCGGCCACGCCGGGCTGTGTGAGCTGAACTACACACCGCAGGCCGCCGACGGCTCCATCGACATCAAGAAAGCCGTGCACATCAACACCCAATTCGAGGTGTCGAAGCAGTTCTGGGCCTACCTGACCAAGAAAGGCACCTTTGGCTCGTCCAAATCCTTTATCAGCCCCGTGCCGCACCTGAGCTTCGTACAGGGCGAGAAAGGCGTGTCGTTCCTCAAGAAGCGTTTTGAAACCCTCAGCCAGCACCACGCGTTCTCGGACATGCACTACACCGAAGACCGCAGCGAGATGGCCGAGTGGATGCC from Pseudomonas sp. NC02 encodes:
- a CDS encoding YajG family lipoprotein; this translates as MLQRLLFGLITVTSLTLVGCAHSPQQLSPQPKITTQLAPVGHGQPVSVRVVDGRPSPTLGTRGGLYPETSAITVTGADVLPKLQAQAEAAVRLLGFTPSNSPGAPQLTITLAELKYQSPKEGLYVTEATIGATFKSDVTAGTRRYSGRYGASLDQRFGMAPNQETNTKLVSDVLSDALTRLFKDPSIGSLLSSQ
- a CDS encoding 1-acyl-sn-glycerol-3-phosphate acyltransferase, with product MGEFDTIRPYNDSEVPAVLARLFSDKAFLDILTHFRFPRFAGAFGWLLKPMIAHKLRREFAGVTTVATLQDKVEFYVDHTIERATDGVTYTGVEQFKSGSAYLFLANHRDIVMDPAFVNYAVYHAGLPTPRIAIGDNLLQKPFVSDLMRLNKSFIVHRSITGRKEKMAAYQLLSAYINHSIRNDCQSIWIAQAEGRAKDGDDRTESAILKMFHMSRKDEPFAEVIQSLNLTPVSISYEYDPCDAAKARELYIRATTGTYSKAPGEDDVSIALGITGYKGRVHVNFAPPITEAFEDTKLLAIEMDRQILGGYRLFPVHYLAYAQWSDADPQLQVPTAAEVFPADELAKAKAEWERRLNACPAEHRPYLVLQYATPVRNQYRVKAGIAL